In Sporichthya brevicatena, one genomic interval encodes:
- a CDS encoding HNH endonuclease signature motif containing protein: MTGAESVAVLRAAQRQLNAAHAVWLGLVAEVGSRALDSEDEIVRLAAPDRWGADEVRTALRISAYSGNELLDFAWAVVHRFPKLHAAMAAGELSIERAKVIHFWTRDMSDEHAHTVIDEVLEHCSIDADRPWTSEQIGARCRTLGIQLDPDWAQRRFAEAHRDRRVISWRNEDGTATLAAQNQDPARVAGAIARVRKLADDAKRDGDPRPVDHLRSEIALNLLDGTYADLTDGQILAHLATTRPADAEMGETDVPEPEPEAERDPAPAPAPVARSPHHGVQLTAKVSTLLGLDRDPAGLAGQGPVHAEYARDLVRQLSAGQWRFAVTGPDGYATSSGLVGARPTGWQRRRADDHGIVDLLIPAGLLAALLDGTLTSPALTPWWPVLEDIADQAATAPPATEDQETDPEDARRRFPRPGLRRDTQLRMTTCQGPGCRLPATRAEIDHTLDHARGGLTLAGNLGPLCEHDHDLKSKGGWQLIRLSDRKIRWITRLGAVYDVEIPPLIEPDRPQERGERKHPRPAPDEPAA; encoded by the coding sequence ATGACCGGGGCCGAGTCGGTCGCGGTGCTGCGCGCCGCCCAGCGGCAGCTCAACGCCGCCCACGCGGTCTGGTTGGGCCTGGTGGCCGAGGTCGGGTCCCGCGCCCTGGATTCCGAGGACGAGATCGTGCGCCTGGCGGCCCCGGACCGCTGGGGCGCCGACGAGGTCCGCACCGCGCTGCGGATCTCCGCGTACTCGGGCAACGAACTGCTCGACTTCGCCTGGGCCGTCGTCCACCGCTTCCCGAAACTGCACGCCGCCATGGCCGCCGGCGAGTTGAGCATCGAACGCGCGAAGGTGATCCACTTCTGGACCCGGGACATGAGCGACGAGCACGCCCACACCGTCATCGACGAGGTCCTCGAGCACTGCTCGATCGACGCCGACCGCCCGTGGACCAGTGAGCAGATCGGGGCCCGGTGCCGCACACTCGGGATCCAGCTGGACCCGGACTGGGCCCAGCGACGGTTCGCCGAGGCCCACCGGGACCGGCGGGTGATCTCCTGGCGCAACGAGGACGGCACCGCCACCCTGGCCGCGCAGAACCAGGACCCCGCCCGGGTCGCCGGTGCGATCGCCCGAGTCCGCAAGCTGGCTGATGATGCGAAGCGGGACGGTGATCCGCGGCCGGTGGATCACCTGCGCTCGGAAATCGCGCTCAACCTGCTCGACGGCACCTACGCCGACCTCACCGACGGCCAGATCCTGGCCCACCTCGCCACCACCCGCCCCGCCGACGCGGAGATGGGTGAGACCGACGTGCCGGAGCCCGAGCCGGAGGCAGAGCGGGATCCGGCGCCGGCGCCGGCGCCGGTGGCGCGGTCCCCGCACCACGGGGTGCAGCTGACCGCGAAGGTCTCCACCCTGCTCGGGCTGGACCGCGACCCGGCCGGGCTCGCCGGGCAGGGACCGGTCCACGCCGAGTACGCCCGCGACCTGGTCCGCCAGCTCTCGGCCGGGCAGTGGCGCTTCGCGGTCACCGGCCCCGACGGCTACGCGACCAGCTCCGGGCTCGTCGGCGCCCGCCCCACCGGCTGGCAGCGGCGCCGGGCGGACGACCACGGCATCGTCGACCTCCTGATTCCCGCCGGCCTGCTGGCAGCTCTGCTGGACGGCACGCTCACCAGCCCGGCACTGACGCCGTGGTGGCCGGTACTGGAGGACATCGCCGACCAGGCCGCCACCGCGCCCCCGGCGACCGAGGACCAGGAAACCGACCCCGAGGACGCCCGGCGCCGTTTCCCCCGCCCAGGGCTACGCCGGGACACCCAGCTGCGGATGACCACCTGCCAAGGCCCCGGCTGCCGCCTCCCCGCCACCCGCGCGGAGATCGACCACACCCTCGACCACGCCCGCGGCGGCCTCACCCTGGCCGGGAACCTCGGACCCCTGTGCGAGCACGACCACGACCTCAAATCGAAAGGCGGCTGGCAACTCATCCGCCTGTCCGACCGCAAGATCCGGTGGATCACCCGCCTCGGCGCCGTCTA